Below is a genomic region from Planctomycetia bacterium.
TCGGGGAAGAGAATGAAGCCGATGGCACTCAGCCAGATGGCGGAGCGGAACAGCGGGCCGGCGAGGTTGGTCTGCAAGCGGTAGTGTCTGACCCACTCCCAGAGCACCAGGCACGAGAGCACAGTGACGGCGGCAATTTGAAACAGGTTCATTTGATCATTCTCCCGAGCAGGAGTTCGCCTGCAATTTTCACAGCGTGTAGCGATGATTGTCCCTTGGCCAAGGTGTCGGCGGTGTAGCGGATGGTGACAGGTACTTCGACATAGCGTAGGCGATGCCTGCGGATCTGGTCGAGAATTTCTGAGGCATGTGCCATGCGATCCTGGAGCAGGTTGATCTTCAAGGCGGCTTGTCGTGTGAGAGCGCGAAAGCCATTGTGTGTATCGGTCACCCGCATCTGGGAAACGATGCGAGTGAAGAGTACGCCTGCTTTCAGAATGAAGCGACGAGTCCAAGGCATGTTGACGGTGTTGCCGAGGAACCGCGAGCCAAGTGCCACATCAGCCTGGCCGGTTTGCAGTGGCTCAAGCAGCCTGGGGATTTCAGTGGGATCATGCTGGCCATCAGCATCGAAGGTGACGAGGTAGTCTGCACCTTGTTGCAAGGCAAAGGTGATGCCTGTCTGCAATGCTGCGCCCTGGCCACAATTGATAGGATGCCGGACAACCCACGCCCCAGCATCGTGGGCCACCTGGCTGGTAGCATCGGCGGAGCCATCGTCGATGACTACGACCTGCCGATAACTTTGCATTAATGTGTGCAAAGTGTTGCCAAGCCGGGCTGCTTCCTGATATGCCGGGACGATGATCCAGATGGATGGAGAATGCATGGCCATGTGAAAGTATTATAAGGTGTTGTTGCAACAGGATATATGATTTCACGGTGGGTTATGATAAACTAAAGGAGGGAGAATGCTCCTTCCTGCCATTTGGGCAATAATGCTCAGCGTGTTATTGCTTGCCTTCAGACCGTATCTGGTTGAACTCATGCGATTATTGATCCTTTCCCTGATCATAACGGTGGTTGCAGTATCGATGCAGGCCCAGGAGCCGCCGAAGGCGACCAAAGCGCAATTGCAGCATTTTGAGAGCAAGGTTCTGCCTATCCTGAAGGAAAACTGTTTCAAATGTCATGGCGGGCAGGCCAAGATTCGGGGCGGGCTGCGCATCACTTCGCGGGCAGACATTCTGAAAGGTGGTGATACCGGTTCTGCGGTTGATCTGAAGAAGCCTGCCGAGAGCCTGTTCTGGAAAGCGATTCATCATCAGGATGGCTACGAGATGCCTCCTACAGGCAAGCTTGCCCCTGAGAAGCTGGCCGTGCTCGAACAGTGGATGAAAGATGGCATCCCCTGGTCCGATTCGGTCAAGCTTGAAACTTCGAAAGAAGAGCACAAGGCAATGGGCGGCGTGGTGACAGCGGAATCGAAGAATTACTGGGCGTTCAAACCGGTCAATTCGCCAGCGCCACCGGCGGTGAAGAACACTGCATGGGTGAAGACACCTATTGATGCGTTCATCTTGGACAAGCTGGAAGCAAAGGGCATTCAGCCAAGCCCGGCTACGGACAAACTGGCACTGATCCGACGGGCTACCTACGACCTGACTGGCTTGCCCCCAACACCTGAAGAGATCGACAGCTTTGTTAACGACAAAGACCCTGCGGCTTATGAGAAGCTGATCGACAAGTTGCTGGCATCGCCGCACTACGGCGAGAAGTGGGCACGGCACTGGCTCGATGTGGTGCGCTTTGCGGAAACCAATGGCTACGAACGGGATGGCCCGAAGCCTTTCGCCTGGCGATACCGCGATTATGTCATCCGCAGTTTGAACAGCGATAAGCCTTATGATCTCTTCATCAAGGAACAGTTGGCGGGTGATGAGTTGCCGGGCGAGAACCCTGATGCGATTATCGCTACCGGTTTCTACCGGCTTGGCTTGTGGGATGATGAACCAGCAGACCCGAAGCAGGCCCGGTTCGATGAGATGGATGATATTGTCGCGACCACGTCGCAGGGCTTTCTGGGCATCACCATGAACTGTGCCCGGTGTCACGATCACAAGATCGATCCAATCCCGCAGGCGGACTATTACAAGTTGCTGGCTTTCTTTGCTGATGTGGAACGCTTCAGTCTGGATCGGAATGTGCGCTCGCCTTACAACCTGACCGATATTTCTCCGCCGGAGAAACGGGCTAGGTATGAAGCTGAGTTCACGGCCCGGCAGGCCAAGCTGCATGCGTTGGAAAAGGAGATGACCTTCCTGGAAGATAAGATCATCAAGCGTATGCCTGAAGAAGAACAGCGAGCATCCGAAGGGCTGGATCGGCCTGAGGTGATCAAGAAACTAAACAAGTACTGGAAGGAAGATGAGAAGCAGCAATATGAGACGTTGAAGAAAGAACAGACCCAGTTGAAGCGTAAGCCTGAGCCGGACCGGGACCTGGCCTTATCTGTGAATAAGTGCAAAGTGAATCCGCCTCCCACGTTTGTGATGGTGCGTGGATCGCCTCATTCTCCTGGTGCCCGCGTGTCTCCAGGCTATCCCAGCGTGCTGGCCGATAAAGACCCGGAGTTGCCTGCACCTTCGAAGGAAGCCAAATCGAGTGGCAGACGAACCGTGCTGGCCAACTGGATTGCCTCGAAGGACAATCCGCTGACAGCCCGCGTGATAGTCAACCGCATCTGGCAGCATCATCTGGGTAAAGGCATCGTTGCCAGTTCCAACGACTTCGGCAAGTTCGGTTCACCACCTACCCACCCCGAATTGCTCGACTGGCTGGCCACCGACTTTATGACCCATGGCTGGAAGATGAAGCGGCTGCACAAGTTGATCATGATGTCGAATGTGTATCAGATGAGTTCCAGGGTTGAGGGGGCAGGGGTGAAGGCAACCAATCTCCCCTCTCCCTCCCGGGGAGAGGGGCTGGGGGTGAGGGGTTCTTCAAGTGGAGCGAATGCGACCACCATGGATCCCGAGAACAATCTATACTGGCACTTCAACCCTCGCCGCCTCACTGCAGAGGAAGTGCGTGACACCATCCTGTCGGTCAATGGCACACTCAACATGAAGATGTATGGCCCCAGTGTCTACCCGATCATCCCCAGGGAAGTGCTGGCGGGGCAATCGATTCCGGGTGATGGCTGGGGTAAGTCTTCGGCGGAGGAAGCGGCCCGACGCAGCATCTATGTCTATGTCAAGCGTTCGCTCCAGGTGCCTATTCTGGTGAGCCATGATCAGGCTGATCCGGACAGCAGTTGCCCGGTGCGGTACACGACGACGGTGCCTACCCAGGCCCTGGGCATGCTCAACAGCGAGTTCACGAACCAGCAGGCGGAGAAACTGGCCCAGCGCGTTGCGAAGGATGTGCCCAGCGATGTGAAGGGGCAGATTGGCCGTGCCATTCGTCTGACCACCGGTCGTGTTTCCACGGAAGCGGAAATTCAGAAGGATGTTGAATTGCTGGAGCGGTTCAAAGCCAAGCATGGCATGAACGAATCCCAGGCCATGAAGCAGGTGATGCTGATGCTGCTGAATGCGAACGAAATGGTGTATGTGGATTGAGCTTTAAACCTGTGCCACACTCCAGCGGTACTCCGCTGGGGTGTGCTTCGAATAACAAGAATCCACACCCCGCCGGACATACTGGCGGAGTGTGTACAATC
It encodes:
- a CDS encoding DUF1549 domain-containing protein — translated: MRLLILSLIITVVAVSMQAQEPPKATKAQLQHFESKVLPILKENCFKCHGGQAKIRGGLRITSRADILKGGDTGSAVDLKKPAESLFWKAIHHQDGYEMPPTGKLAPEKLAVLEQWMKDGIPWSDSVKLETSKEEHKAMGGVVTAESKNYWAFKPVNSPAPPAVKNTAWVKTPIDAFILDKLEAKGIQPSPATDKLALIRRATYDLTGLPPTPEEIDSFVNDKDPAAYEKLIDKLLASPHYGEKWARHWLDVVRFAETNGYERDGPKPFAWRYRDYVIRSLNSDKPYDLFIKEQLAGDELPGENPDAIIATGFYRLGLWDDEPADPKQARFDEMDDIVATTSQGFLGITMNCARCHDHKIDPIPQADYYKLLAFFADVERFSLDRNVRSPYNLTDISPPEKRARYEAEFTARQAKLHALEKEMTFLEDKIIKRMPEEEQRASEGLDRPEVIKKLNKYWKEDEKQQYETLKKEQTQLKRKPEPDRDLALSVNKCKVNPPPTFVMVRGSPHSPGARVSPGYPSVLADKDPELPAPSKEAKSSGRRTVLANWIASKDNPLTARVIVNRIWQHHLGKGIVASSNDFGKFGSPPTHPELLDWLATDFMTHGWKMKRLHKLIMMSNVYQMSSRVEGAGVKATNLPSPSRGEGLGVRGSSSGANATTMDPENNLYWHFNPRRLTAEEVRDTILSVNGTLNMKMYGPSVYPIIPREVLAGQSIPGDGWGKSSAEEAARRSIYVYVKRSLQVPILVSHDQADPDSSCPVRYTTTVPTQALGMLNSEFTNQQAEKLAQRVAKDVPSDVKGQIGRAIRLTTGRVSTEAEIQKDVELLERFKAKHGMNESQAMKQVMLMLLNANEMVYVD
- a CDS encoding glycosyltransferase family 2 protein, with translation MAMHSPSIWIIVPAYQEAARLGNTLHTLMQSYRQVVVIDDGSADATSQVAHDAGAWVVRHPINCGQGAALQTGITFALQQGADYLVTFDADGQHDPTEIPRLLEPLQTGQADVALGSRFLGNTVNMPWTRRFILKAGVLFTRIVSQMRVTDTHNGFRALTRQAALKINLLQDRMAHASEILDQIRRHRLRYVEVPVTIRYTADTLAKGQSSLHAVKIAGELLLGRMIK